A single Metarhizium brunneum chromosome 5, complete sequence DNA region contains:
- the cfr1 gene encoding Cell fusion protein cfr1 → MLVSLTVGKVDAGVTVLLTPDKRLIEFPSILLPPNISSGSIVDIAVSQNNEKESLEEQKFRDLQDRIYQSFGASEPASPVLRCRNATQTSVVLEWDPIELATADLISLSLYRNGQKAGNIPRPMQMHSTKISGLAVDTEYTFHLVLRTTAGTRMSEKVTVRTHKMTDLSGITITTGILPGALKENLGKAVERIGAKIADGVRIDTTHFVTTEGRGTAWEKAVENNIPVVRPEWVDACEKNGRILGVTKFYLDAMRPGPPSSETISPPPVPVKDEPPAPGPEAAKTTEATKNGDEVDEPEAEVEQEAEKEAEEEPEQKSKTPSQAEEQKMRLEDMEEQKVALRPSTSNHEGDAAETHGGDDGAGRDVGEKPSGTPDGASFQEVEL, encoded by the exons ATGCTCGTCTCTCTCACCGTCGGAAAGGTTGACGCTGGAGTCACGGTCCTCCTGACGCCGGACAAGCGGCTG ATTGAGTTCCCCTCCATCCTCCTGCCCCCGAACATTTCATCTGGTAGCATCGTCGACATCGCCGTCTCTCAAAACAACGAAAAAGAATCACTCGAAGAGCAAAAGTTTCGCGACCTACAAGATCGCATATACCAGTCCTTTGGCGCTTCTGAGCCTGCCAGCCCCGTTCTCCGCTGTCGCAATGCCACCCAGACGTCAGTTGTTCTCGAGTGGGACCCAATTGAGCTTGCCACGGCCGATTTGATATCCCTCAGTCTGTATCGCAATGGCCAAAAGGCCGGAAACATCCCCCGACCGATGCAGATGCACAGCACCAAGATCAGTGGCTTGGCTgtcgatacggagtacacattCCACCTTGTGTTGAGGACCACTGCTGGGACACGTATGAGTGAGAAGGTGACTGTGCGTACGCATAAGATGACCGATTTGAGCGGTATCACCATCACAACCGGCATTTTGCCCGGAGCTCTCAAGGAAAACTTGGGCAAGGCTGTGGAGCGTATCGGCGCCAAGATCGCGGATGGGGTGCGCATCGATACTACACATTTTGTCACCACAGAGGGGAGAGGTACAGCTTGGGAAAAGGCCGTCGAAAACAATATTCCCGTGGTACGGCCGGAATGGGTGGACGCCTGTGAGAAGAATGGCCGCATTCTGGGTGTCACCAAGTTCTATCTGGATGCAATGAGGCCCGGGCCTCCTAGTAGCGAGACCATCTCACCCCCGCCGGTTCCTGTCAAGGACGAGCCCCCGGCCCCCGGCCCTGAGGCCGCGAAGACGACAGAGGCGACTAAGAATGGGGATGAGGTAGATGAACCAGAGGCGGAAGTGGAGCAGGAGGCCGAGAAAGAAGCAGAGGAAGAGCCCGAGCAAAAGTCCAAGACGCCATCGCAAGCCGAAGAGCAAAAAATGAGACTCGAAGACATGGAAGAGCAAAAGGTCGCCCTACGTCCAAGCACCTCAAATCATGAAGGCGACGCGGCCGAAACACACGgaggcgacgacggcgcaggCAGAGACGTAGGAGAGAAGCCATCTGGCACACCAGACGGCGCGTCCTTCCAGGAAGTGGAATTGTAG
- the ppoA_1 gene encoding Psi-producing oxygenase A — translation MSFEKKFQAGETYGDPRTESSHFMTDAADIAEYIWNNAVGVQNRTSKKEIIELLRELLHKGEPIDDKKGTTELLISILTSLPSTSKLRTRLTSKFIDRLWSNIQHPPLSYVGGDVKYEVVNPHEPVYKDDNEAYSTIEFKAPDSDIMLRERMPKVPDGTYQYRLPDGSFNSVLQPNLGKAGTPYAKTVRPLKRLQGVKPDPGLLFDLLMARDEDNFIENPAGISSMLFYHASIIIHDIFRTNRTDMNKSDTSSYLDLAPLYGSSLKDQLEIRTMKEGKLKPDTFHEKRLLGQPAGVNVMLVLYSRFHNYVADILLKINENGRFTLACPPNASPEDKARAVAKQDHDIFNTARLIVGGLYVNISLHDYLRAITNTHHSKSDWTLDPRIEIGNQYDGEGVPRGVGNQVSVEFNLIYRFHSCISKKDERWINDFFLKLFPGRNPDDLSNVSHVELGQALVAFEQSIPKDPSVRTFDGLERQADGTFKDEDLVRILKEAMEDPAGAFGARMVPKALKVVEVLGINQARKWQVASLNEFRDFFGLKRYDKFSDINSNEEIANILEKLYADPDMVELYPGLMIEDIKPVRNPGCGICPTYSVGRAILSDAITLVRSDRFNTIDYTVANLTSWGYNEVQQDYKTLGGSMLYKLIQRGVPGWFPFNSVAVMQPMYTKKANEKIAQELGTLDQYTLDDPKPPGMPITISANASIKQIFDNPAQFAVPWLKSFNCLFPGKKDLGWFMLAGDETHGYANRAGFGKAMGNIPHLHHAINEFIHGVGTQMIQKETFRLKEGLNQADMVRDIAIPLLTRLLADLFYFDLRSDENPDGKLGTADLYQHLMNIRAWGDNTDSGEAWNRRRRAKESLEVIIKSTRKLVDEVAVSGGFGMGVVSALTSKFTRKAHIKENSLRSCGLKLVEELLAQGNSAERVVDSLWLTAFGGVGPPVNTFYEVLEFFLRSENASLWADVQDYAQKSDDSSLRAYVVEAQRLTSSQRVLRTATQPAEVEGKSIQPGNMIIIMLGEAGRNPSEVSSCDKFDAKRQAGSAASFSYGHHPCFGEDIALAFVTGLVKLCAGLSQLRPAPGAMGQAKTIRVGDDKFYLNDSWSCFSPYANTWKVHFNGHGKGNYEGEMLPKKLVDMQEYYYLVRKYKDKLKRAI, via the exons ATGTCCTTCGAAAAGAAGTTTCAAGCTGGTGAGACTTACGGGGATCCCCGTACAGAATCATCGCATTTTATGACTGATGCCGCCGACATTGCCGAATATATCTGGAATAACGCTGTTGGCGTCCAAAATCGGACGTCCAAAAAGGAGATTATAGAACTTTTGAGAGAACTCTTACATAAAGGAGAACCAATTGACGATAAGAAGGG CACCACCGAGCTCCTGATCAGCATTCTTACAAGCCTACCCTCCACATCAAAACTTCGTACTCGACTCACCAGCAAGTTCATCGACAGGCTGTGGAGTAATATCCAACATCCACCACTGAGCTATGTTGGAGGCGATGTCAAGTATGAGGTTGTCAATCCCCACGAGCCAGTTTACAAAGACGACAATGAGGCCTATAGCACGATTGAGTTCAAGGCTCCTGATAGCGACATAATGCTACGGGAGCGCATGCCAAAAGTCCCCGACGGTACCTATCAATACCGATTACCTGATGGGAGCTTCAACAGTGTCCTTCAGCCTAACTTGGGAAAAGCCGGTACGCCTTATGCCAAGACTGTCCGTCCGCTAAAGCGGCTTCAAGGGGTCAAGCCTGACCCGGGTCTACTCTTTGATCTTTTGATGGCCCGCGATGAGGATAACTTCATTGAGAATCCTGCTGGCATCTCGTCTATGCTCTTCTACCATGCATCTATCATCATTCATGACATCTTTCGCACTAATCGTACGGACATGAACAAGTCTGATACGTCGTCATATCTTGACCTGGCGCCCCTGTACGGTTCATCACTCAAGGATCAGTTGGAAATCCGTACCATGAAAGAGGGCAAGTTGAAGCCCGACACCTTCCATGAGAAACGGCTATTAGGGCAGCCCGCCGGTGTCAATGTCATGTTGGTCCTCTACAGCCGCTTCCACAACTACGTTGCCGACATCTTATTAAAAATCAACGAGAATGGACGGTTTACACTGGCATGCCCGCCAAATGCCAGCCCTGAAGACAAGGCTCGAGCTGTAGCCAAGCAAGACCATGACATCTTCAACACCGCTCGTTTGATCGTTGGCGGGCTTTATGTCAACATATCCCTGCATGACTACTTGCGagccatcaccaacacccACCACTCTAAGAGTGATTGGACATTGGACCCTAGGATCGAAATAGGCAACCAATATGATGGCGAGGGTGTTCCTCGGGGCGTTGGCAATCAGGTCAGCGTCGAGTTCAATCTGATATACCGATTTCATTCATGCATCTCCAAAAAAGACGAGCGCTGGATTAATGATTTCTTTCTTAAGCTTTTCCCAGGCCGTAACCCAGACGACTTGAGTAACGTGAGCCATGTCGAGCTTGGTCAGGCGTTGGTGGCCTTTGAACAGAGTATTCCCAAAGATCCTAGTGTTCGAACATTTGACGGCCTAGAACGTCAGGCCGACGGGACATTCAAAGACGAGGACCTTGTCCGCATTCTAAAAGAGGCCATGGAGGACCCAGCTGGTGCCTTTGGCGCCCGTATGGTCCCTAAGGCGCTGAAGGTGGTCGAAGTCCTTGGTATCAACCAAGCCCGCAAATGGCAGGTTGCGTCCTTGAACGAATTTCGTGACTTCTTTGGACTCAAACGATATGATAAATTCAGTGATATCAACTCAAACGAGGAGATTGCCAACATCCTGGAGAAGCTGTATGCGGATCCTGACATGGTGGAACTTTATCCGGGTCTCATGATTGAGGATATTAAGCCCGTCCGCAATCCTGGTTGCGGAATCTGCCCAACTTACTCAGTCGGCCGCGCAATCCTTTCTGACGCCATCACGCTCGTGCGGTCAGATAGATTCAACACAATCGACTATACGGTCGCCAATCTCACAAGTTGGGGCTACAATGAAGTACAGCAAGATTACAAGACTCTTGGTGGTTCCATGCTGTACAAGCTCATACAACGAGGTGTTCCCGGCTGGTTCCCCTTCAACTCCGTAGCCGTTATGCAACCCATGTATACAAAGAAAGCCAACGAAAAGATTGCTCAGGAGCTTGGAACGCTGGACCAGTATACGCTGGACGACCCAAAGCCTCCAGGAATGCCCATCACAATTTCCGCAAATGCCTCGATTAAACAAATATTTGATAACCCCGCACAGTTCGCTGTGCCTTGGCTCAAATCATTCAACTGCTTGTTCCCGGGAAAAAAAGATTTGGGTTGGTTTATGTTGGCTGGTGACGAAACCCATGGCTATGCGAATCGTGCTGGTTTTGGCAAAGCAATGGGCAATATTCCACACTTGCATCATGCCATAAACGAGTTCATCCATGGCGTCGGCACACAGATGATCCAAAAAGAGACCTTCAGACTCAAAGAGGGCCTTAATCAGGCTGACATGGTCCGCGATATTGCTATTCCATTGTTGACAAGGCTACTCGCAGACCTTTTCTACTTTGACTTGCGCTCTGATGAGAATCCAGACGGCAAACTAGGCACGGCCGATCTCTATCAGCACCTGATGAATATTCGCGCCTGGGGGGATAATACCGACTCTGGAGAGGCCTGGAACCGTCGCCGTCGTGCTAAGGAGAGTCTTGAGGTCATCATCAAGTCCACTCGGAAGCTAGTTGACGAAGTTGCTGTTAGTGGTGGTTTTGGAATGGGCGTCGTCTCTGCCTTGACGAGTAAATTCACCCGCAAGGCTCACATAAAGGAGAACTCTTTGAGATCGTGTGGCTTGAAGCTTGTTGAGGAGCTCCTGGCCCAAGGAAACTCGGCTGAGAGAGTTGTTGACAGCCTATGGCTGACGGCCTTTGGCGGTGTCGGGCCTCCAGTCAATACG TTTTACGAAGTCCTGGAATTCTTTCTGCGGTCCGAGAATGCATCCCTGTGGGCTGATGTGCAGGACTATGCTCAAAAGTCTGATGATAGCTCCCTCCGTGCCTATGTTGTTGAGGCACAACGTCTCACGAGTTCACAACGCGTTCTGCGTACCGCGACGCAGCCGGCTGAAGTGGAGGGCAAGTCAATTCAACCAGGTAATATGATTATAATTATGCTT GGCGAGGCCGGGCGTAATCCATCAGAGGTCTCTAGCTGCGACAAGTTTGACGCAAAAAGACAGGCAGGCTCTGCGGCTTCCTTCAGCTACGGTCATCACCCTTGTTTTGGCGAGGACATTGCACTCGCCTTCGTGACCGGACTAGTGAAGCTTTGCGCCGGCCTCAGCCAGCTACGTCCGGCACCGGGGGCGATGGGACAAGCCAAGACGATCCGCGTTGGCGACGACAAGTTCTATCTTAATGACAGCTGGTCATGCTTTAGCCCTTATGCCAATA CCTGGAAGGTCCACTTCAATGGTCACGGAAAAGGCAACTACGAGGGCGAAATGCTGCCGAAGAAGTTGGTGGATATGCAAGAATACTACTATCTGGTAAGGAAATACAAGGATAAGCTTAAAAGGGCTATCTAG